The genomic region CATCATGTTCTTAAACTCAGAGAAATCTATGAGGCCGTCCAAGTTCTCATCAAATCTACATATCATTCTCTGACAATCCTCCAAATAATGCCTACCCTGCTCTATCAATCCCAAATTACTCAGCACTCGTTGAAGCTCGGAAGAAGAAATATACCCATCTTCATTCAAATCGTAAACTTTGAATGCCTCCATTAAACATAGATCCTGACCTTCCTTATTACTACCGGTACTGGTACTAAAACTGCTCTCATCCATAACAGATTGGTAGAGCTCAACAAATTCATCAAATGTTAAGCTTCTATCTTCGCCGTGAGAAACAACCATCACCATACACTTTAATTCTTCCTCTGTTAGATGTATTCCAAGCTTACTGAGGAAGCAATCGATTTCATGCAGACTGAGCTTCCCGTCGCCATTTTTGTCCATGGTTTCAAACATTCTAAGAGTTTCATGGGGAACAGATGAGAGTGCCATGCTTTTCTTTTGTACATAAACGTAATTCATCAATAGGTGATCTTGTATTGTGTGGGGATTCAACTTATATACACACAAAATGTGGAGCGGCAACATGATTTCCAGGTGCGTGCAAGGAGAAACATCCGAGTTGAATCTGTCTGGTTTGATCTAGAAGAACTAGAAGCTTCTCGATATAGAAACATTCGTACCATTTCCGTGGTATTTTTAATGGTATAGCGGGCGAGGGGCAGGGGCAGGGGCAGGGGCAGAGGCAGGGGCAGGGGCATTGTACAAAAAACAGCCGGAAGTTAATTAAAGTTGCGGCATGAATCATGCTCACTTTAGTCTTAAGTCAGAAATTTAGTTCCTTAACCTATAGGTCTAATTTGATGGCCTTATAGAACTTTTTTTTTTCTTCCGTAAGATATAATTATAATTTCAAGAAGATTTTAGGGGAGATTTTTGTCAAAAATAATATAGAACTGCAAAAAGAACATCAAAAGATTCTTAGGAGGATTTTtgttaaaaataaaattgaaaaagagaatcaaGTTAAATTTTATTAAGGTCAGAGTTGTGTGAGTTTTTTTAATAGTCTTAATTCTTGTATGTTTTAGATCATTCATTGTTAGGCTCTTTGTCATTTCAAGCATTGGAATAAATCACAATAATAATTATCTTAATACGTAGAGCGATTTTACTCACCATAAATTATTATGTCAATGGAAAAAAAAATCATAGGAGAAACTCTACTAGCACGTAGAAAAGATCTAACACCCCTCTATCTCCAAAAATGCTAGAAAATGTAACAAATCCCCCCTCAACCCCAATCCTAGCACTCCCTAGGCTCTTAATGTCATTTCAAGTGTTAAAATGAATCAGAATAGTGAAGTGAGAATTAAGACTTTTATCCTAACATGTGGAGTAGTTCTACCCACCATAAATTTCATCATGTTAGTGAGGAAAAAAGAGTAGGAGAAACCCTATTCACACCTATAAGAGCTCTAGCATCCCTCTATCTCCaaaatgctagaaaatgtaaaaaaTTCCTACTCAACCCCAATTTTAGAACTCCTTAGGATGATTGA from Cryptomeria japonica chromosome 3, Sugi_1.0, whole genome shotgun sequence harbors:
- the LOC131070986 gene encoding calmodulin-like protein 2, yielding MALSSVPHETLRMFETMDKNGDGKLSLHEIDCFLSKLGIHLTEEELKCMVMVVSHGEDRSLTFDEFVELYQSVMDESSFSTSTGSNKEGQDLCLMEAFKVYDLNEDGYISSSELQRVLSNLGLIEQGRHYLEDCQRMICRFDENLDGLIDFSEFKNMMTTNPEGIHF